A stretch of Desulfurivibrio alkaliphilus AHT 2 DNA encodes these proteins:
- a CDS encoding 3'-5' exonuclease, with the protein MFKKLLRRFGLVPPAHPLFADNWYYFRRLDQNRPLSDYEFVVFDTELTGLNRQRDEIVSIGAVKIRNLQILVGETFHVYIKPSRALPKDSTLIHRITPQQIEQAPQLATVLPDFISFCGQALLVGHYVGLDVAFLNRACRRHYGAVVSNPCLDTMRLAQTYTEMQWQQYHDRFRMDATYSLAGLSQEYNLPDFTLHDAYEDALQTAYLFVFLIKKMRAKGIVTLKDIFSAGQAWRNLF; encoded by the coding sequence ATGTTTAAAAAATTGCTGCGCCGCTTTGGCCTGGTTCCGCCGGCCCACCCGCTTTTTGCCGACAACTGGTATTATTTCCGCCGGCTCGACCAGAATCGTCCCTTAAGCGACTACGAGTTCGTGGTTTTCGACACCGAGCTCACCGGCCTGAATCGCCAGCGGGATGAAATCGTTTCCATCGGGGCGGTGAAAATCCGCAACCTGCAGATCCTGGTGGGTGAAACCTTCCACGTCTACATCAAGCCCTCCCGCGCCCTACCCAAGGACAGCACCCTGATCCACCGCATCACCCCCCAGCAAATCGAACAGGCCCCGCAACTGGCGACCGTGCTGCCGGATTTCATCTCCTTTTGCGGCCAGGCCCTGCTGGTTGGCCACTACGTCGGCCTGGACGTGGCCTTTCTCAACCGGGCCTGCCGCCGCCACTACGGAGCCGTGGTTTCCAACCCATGCCTGGACACCATGCGCCTGGCTCAGACCTATACCGAAATGCAATGGCAACAGTATCACGACCGCTTTCGCATGGACGCAACCTACAGCCTCGCCGGCCTGAGCCAGGAATACAACCTGCCCGACTTCACCTTGCACGACGCCTACGAAGACGCCCTGCAAACCGCCTATTTGTTTGTGTTCTTGATCAAAAAAATGCGC